In Gouania willdenowi chromosome 17, fGouWil2.1, whole genome shotgun sequence, one DNA window encodes the following:
- the lrrc24 gene encoding leucine-rich repeat-containing protein 24, which translates to MGLWWFSSLVLMVPALVAQPSVGCPVGCRCYSLTVECGSLGIKEIPKGISSATETIFLQDNTIVQIRLQDLTHLGKLHYLYLQNNSISALEPGAFLSQGQLLELALNGNLIHLVTPDMFQGLEHLRILYLAGNQITRVQDHTFRGLQRLQELHLQENSIEQLAEEALSGLSSLALLDLSRNNLRTLGASSLNPLISLQVLRITENPWRCDCALGWLRTWITEDGQRLLSSAEQRRLMCSEPPRLSHLSLAEVAPKSLVCIPPVVQLEPSHLTVRLGESLRVSCQASGYPQPQVTWKKASHGKPLLSPRGLVQELGPNGELFRPGVGGVVTALPSGGGIKAGGDGGIHGLVRGTEEGGERDSFDPDMGSGMLFLSNVTVSHAGRYECEAWNPGGVARVTFHLAVNMSSSSYSSQLWPSLNTHPHVFSLSNSFYQSEVLDISQEPLYEQDSMDFSALGPATQTAIAIGISLLALTAVLLLLMIYTRHQQYQKEVSSSFCTTKEESILYVNDYSDGPTTFAQLEEYRDNHGHEMYVLNRSNPVTGSTSSRCPMMSGFAQQKGMKEALLDHEMVQTLTRSGGMAIRRNPADGGEGPLTTDPEELFLSQSLLFGSQVAYEIHC; encoded by the exons ATGGGCCTCTGGTGGTTTTCCAGTTTGGTGCTGATGGTTCCAGCCCTCGTCGCTCAGCCCTCTGTGGGTTGTCCCGTTGGTTGTCGCTGCTACAGCCTCACAGTGGAATGTGGATCCCTTGGGATCAAGGAGATCCCCAAAGGCATATCTTCTGCAACAGAG ACTATCTTCCTCCAGGATAATACAATAGTGCAGATCCGCCTTCAGGACCTGACTCATCTTGGCAAGCTGCATTATCTGTATCTCCAGAACAACAGCATCTCTGCACTGGAGCCCGGGGCCTTCCTTAGTCAAGGTCAGCTGCTAGAACTGGCCCTCAATGGGAACCTCATCCACTTGGTCACCCCCGACATGTTTCAGGGTTTGGAGCACCTTCGGATCCTCTACCTTGCAGGAAACCAGATTACTAGAGTCCAGGACCACACCTTCAGGGGACTGCAG CGTCTGCAGGAACTCCACTTGCAAGAAAACAGCATCGAGCAGCTGGCGGAGGAAGCGCTGTCAGGCTTGTCTTCCCTTGCATTGTTAGATCTCAGTAGGAATAACCTCCGCACACTGGGGGCCTCATCCCTCAATCCGCTCATCAGCCTGCAGGTGTTGCGTATCACAG AGAACCCATGGCGCTGTGATTGCGCTCTGGGTTGGCTGAGAACGTGGATCACCGAGGATGGCCAGCGATTGTTGAGCTCCGCAGAGCAACGTCGGTTGATGTGCTCAGAGCCTCCTCGCCTCTCCCACCTCAGCCTGGCTGAAGTTGCCCCAAAGAGTCTGGTTTGCATACCCCCAGTGGTCCAGCTGGAGCCCAGTCACCTGACTGTGAGACTAGGGGAGAGCCTCCGAGTCTCCTGCCAGGCATCTGGATACCCTCAGCCTCAGGTCACCTGGAAGAAAGCATCCCATGGTAAGCCCCTGTTATCCCCTCGAGGACTGGTTCAGGAGCTGGGGCCTAACGGAGAGCTGTTCAGGCCAGGCGTAGGCGGAGTGGTGACGGCCTTGCCCAGTGGCGGAGGGATCAAGGCAGGAGGTGATGGAGGAATCCATGGGCTTGTGCGAGGGACAGAGGAAGGTGGCGAGAGGGACAGCTTTGACCCCGACATGGGCAGTGGCATGCTCTTCCTTAGCAACGTGACTGTATCTCACGCCGGTCGCTATGAATGTGAGGCCTGGAATCCTGGAGGTGTGGCTCGAGTTACTTTCCACCTGGCTGTCAACATGTCCTCTTCCTCATATTCATCCCAGCTCTGGCCCAGTTTGAACACTCATCCACATGTTTTCTCATTATCCAACTCCTTCTATCAGTCAGAAGTCCTGGACATCAGCCAGGAGCCATTGTATGAGCAGGACAGCATGGACTTCAGCGCTTTGGGCCCTGCAACACAGACCGCCATTGCTATCGGTATCTCTTTGCTTGCACTTACTGCAGTTCTCCTTTTGCTTATGATCTACACGCGTCACCAGCAGTACCAGAAAGAGGTAAGCAGCTCATTTTGCACCACAAAAGAAGAGAGCATCCTTTATGTCAACGACTACTCTGATGGACCAACTACCTTTGCGCAGTTGGAGGAATACCGTGACAATCACGGCCATGAGATGTACGTCTTGAACCGGTCCAACCCTGTCACGGGCTCCACTTCCTCACGGTGTCCAATGATGAGTGGGTTTGCCCAACAAAAGGGTATGAAGGAGGCTCTCCTGGACCATGAAATGGTACAGACCTTGACCAGATCAGGTGGGATGGCCATTCGCAGAAACCCAGCAGATGGAGGCGAGGGACCTCTCACAACAGACCCAGAGGAACTCTTCCTTAGCCAGAGTCTGCTCTTCGGATCACAAGTGGCGTATGAGATCCACTGCTAA